The following nucleotide sequence is from Coffea eugenioides isolate CCC68of chromosome 3, Ceug_1.0, whole genome shotgun sequence.
GTCATATGACTTATCAAACTctaaaaaattcatgctcgctcttttagtttcgataaagaagtgATTTATACTTTGGAAGTCGCACTTGGtatgaaaaatcaagaaaatcgtatttttaagggtcgctactttcactttttaaagggtacaagtttcggcaaAAACTTCAACTTATGTATCTCTTACTAacgaaaactcgaataccataaaCAATCGAAGTTTGCTTCAACCTCGAGTCATCGCTCAAGTCTCAAGTTCTCTCGCCGAACCCTTGAGTGAAAATTTAGGCAGCATACCCTTTGTATTTCACTATTTttcagccacttatggcttcattttttttcctcaactcagcgcAAATTCAACACATAAACAAGCTTAACAAAATAGCTCTTCAACTAGGCAcatcatccaaatacaagtcaatTCTAGCAATGAAACCATCAAGATCAAAGTTGGAAACCagttttaaagaagaaattataaGTGGCAGATTGTCATCCttcggtgttttggtcataactgtagTTAGGTATATCAAATCGAGGTAAATTTTATGGTGTTTCAAaactaagacatagacctacatttcttatgaagacatcgacaccTAGTTCTCGCATTTTTAGGGTAAAAAATGGACGGTCAGAAGCAAATGAAAAACAGGTCAGGAAAATTAGAGTTTTTGCGCAGTCAGGAGTGTTCTGGCCAAAACAtaagctaaaatgatccaattgatctgaaattttgtaagtaGAATAACTCAAatacctataactttcatgttttgtccaaaagctgattCAATCTACAACATGGAGAAATTCGTAACCCAAGTTGattccaaaaacagggcagaactgACATTCACTaccaaatgctggaaattcaacttttaactCTAAAAAGTAACATTAAGCCATTAATCACTTCATCAATTCCATATcctagctcaataacatcattTACTAGGTAAACAAtaataatcaaagctgaaacaaaccctagctaaacattccaCTACACCATCAAAACTAAACAATCAACCATAACAAGTCAAGATTAAAAGTTTCTATACTAAACTTAGCAAGATTAAGCAAGAGGAAAGGAAGTTTTAGCCGTATACCTTCCAAAAGTCTCTTGAAAATGAAGAACCAACCACTATCTCCCAAGATTTCCATCACTTCTAGCCTTTTAAGCACCAAGATGaaactttaatcggtttagttttgttgatttcactcaaacaaaGCTTGATTCAAGGTTGGAGTTGgagttgtttttctctctttttccctctcttgcACTCGGCCAACCAAGAAGAAAAGTGGGGAAGATGAACCAAAAATGAAggataagaaggaaggaaattagTTGCTCAAACACCTCTTGGATGGTCGCCACTTGTCGCTACAATAtgatttcttatttttgtttcttttctcccttttcttttggtcaagaatttcggccacTTTAAGGGTTAATTAGGGACTAATTAGCTGAATAAAAatcaaggagattaaggtaataaagtagtgttcaagtggtgtattcaatcggtagcaaacagTGCAcatcggttcaagcctattttccttaactctcacGTATTTGTGTTTTTACTTATGGTTCACTagcttattattagcacttctgaTAACACATTTCCTCTTatttaaaactcactcttaactaccaaatttagtacacacacttCCACAATTAATCAGACTGCCAAAATACGTAAAAACCCTATtttaccctaactataaaaggaaagataaaactcttaattctattatttattagaACTAGTGAGAGAGTAAAATTAGTAGAAAAAGGAATTATAAATGAACTTATTCAAAATGAATAAGAGAATTATACGGAAAATATAGGTGAATTTCCAAGTCCTCACACATTCTTGCTACAGCATCATCAAAGCTACATCATAATCAAAGATCAGAATTACAGTGTATTCTTACTACCTCATCCAATCTTCCTTCCTGTTTTGCTACAACAACACAGTCAATGGTTAAAACTATAGTGATTCTCAGTGCACAACCAGACCTCATTCTCTTCTTTGCTCATCATTAGACAATTGATCATGATTACCTTTCCCTCTTTTGCTTCACTCAAACCTCATCCTGGAAATCCAACATGACCACATCTCAAATTTGCCTTTTTCCTATGTGCAAAAGACATGATTCAATCACAAGGATGGCAGATATACCATTGCAAATAAATTCATGATTAACATAGatttagggatggcaacgggacggggttggggcggggaaggggtcccccgtcccccgccccgttgtcTATTAATTCCCCCCGacccccgccccgtcccccgcctcctGCTCCCCCTGCCCCGGCCCGCTTCCCCCGTGAGGGCActcgcggggttaataaaattttattatagttaaattctaataaataatcaagtattaaaatatcaacacatcaccaagttattattcattataattttacaattgaaactcataaaaataatcaaacaaaagttatttgaatacaatccaacatgatgaaataaatacaactaaaatagtcaaattttcacttttggtacaaatataatcactaattcattattatgtttgtgcttttcttttttgagaaaaaagtgttattctattaagtgtaattaggaatttagtataaatgtattagtaaatttagtataactaattaataaattctattagtagacatgtataattattcgtataattgataatatcaattatattacatatactaatatacattatataatacatcaaagtaataatatcattatcataagtttataactaattaaattacatattatatataattatatatacatACTTTTTTTTGCGGGTGGCGGGACGGGGGATGGGGTGGGGGTATGCTCCCCCGCCCCTGCCCCCGCCCTAGCCCCCgcggggcgggtgcccgcgCATTGCCATCCCTACATAGATTCCGTTCAgcttgctattttttttttaagttttataaaaaaatattataatgatttgacgtatataaaataaaaaaataataaaaaagaaatattgaCATATGAAACATACATTTAAGAATACATATATTCTTATAGTTAACCTAATACATAAACCAGAAAGGAACACAAACGTTACCTGTTATATTCCATAATTACAAAATATCCTCCTGTCCAAGGTGGCCTTATTGACAAAAAGGTCATGACAGTACTTCTAAGTTCTAACTTAGACAATTAGACAAAGACGCTTGGAACTGATTCAACCGGTTTGCAATCAACTTCTCTCAGTACAGTCTGCAACCCTCTACCGGCTGCATTTCCAAGGGGATGCAACCCATGAGCGGGTCCAGTCATGTATGCCCGGTTTTCCCTCTCCTTGGCAAATGAGATGCCAAAACGACTCTCCACATCTACCAAGAAAAATCATTAGTATTAATTTCGAACATAATCTATATAGAAAGCTGGTCATTAAAACATACTTTGATCGTGACTTTTGAGTTTTTTAGAATAATTCAATTAAAATACTTAAAAAATACCATAgataaaaggagaaaatggaaattaaaagcTTTTCAAAAAATGATCTACAACTGTACGAGAtttgctattaaaaaaaagacCTATAACCAACTGAGCGCGGaacaaaatatgaaagcaaaatGTGTCACAGCATTGGTTAAAAATTACTAGTTTAAGAATATTGTCATTTTTGTGTCCTAGGCTTAAAATTCAATCTCaaatattcatttaaaaataacTAATACAATAGTGTTTCACCAATATTGTAAAACTACTTGCCAATTTTCTTAACATGGTATGATTTATGCCAAACAAAATGATTCAGTTAAAAAAAAGTCATGATTACATATCATATAAAGAGTTAATGTCTAGAAATGTGCATATCAAAgtacaaccaaaaaaaaaaaccaaataacaacaaaaaatatatatacctTGTGCAAGATTGGGATGGAGCTGGCCATCCCTAGTAAGAGCCATCATAACCTGGGGAATTCCAAGAGGGAGATTATCACCTCTATCAATTTGCCAAAAGTGGATAGTTTTGCCATAGGTTTTGCAAACCTTTTCAAGATCTTGCCTTTGAATAGGGCCAGGAACACCAGGCATGAAGAGGTAGCCACCCTTTACCTCGAACTCGTGAGTGTGCCAAAAGGGCTTCTCATTATCAGGCAAAGTCAAGAATAATTCCTCAGAGATTATGTACTCTAAGCCAATGAGTTTGCCATCATCATCAGGCTTATCATATATCAAACACTGCCTGAAATCCTCATTTTGATGCCCACAAAAGTGGTGTGCCTCCACTTGCCTTGTCATGTCATGCGCATAGAAATGGAATCTAAAATAAATGATCAAACAACAGAAAATATCAAGAACAGATGTAAATGAAAGAATCAAAACATACACTAGTAATTCTTTTTgcttttataaaatatattttttggaTTGCTTTTTTTGTAGGAgttctatttttattacttttctGTTACAATCTTTGGATACAAGTTCTATTTTTTTGGCTGGagaatttgttttgaaaaaaatcttcaacttttttttttggggtaaaaaTTACTAACCAGTTAATTCGAATCAATTCATCTGCTCAATT
It contains:
- the LOC113766947 gene encoding oil body-associated protein 1A-like: MEGENVSTQPEVPGEPTQTSTALLETATATLQGFGPVNKIHQHLCAFHFYAHDMTRQVEAHHFCGHQNEDFRQCLIYDKPDDDGKLIGLEYIISEELFLTLPDNEKPFWHTHEFEVKGGYLFMPGVPGPIQRQDLEKVCKTYGKTIHFWQIDRGDNLPLGIPQVMMALTRDGQLHPNLAQDVESRFGISFAKERENRAYMTGPAHGLHPLGNAAGRGLQTVLREVDCKPVESVPSVFV